In a single window of the Carassius carassius chromosome 26, fCarCar2.1, whole genome shotgun sequence genome:
- the LOC132105639 gene encoding filamin-C-like isoform X6, giving the protein MMSNNTYFDQQLPPQYYQGTDNGEDGDEEMPATEKDLAEDAPWKKIQQNTFTRWCNEHLKCLNKKINDLQKDLSDGLKLIGLLEVLSQKKMYRKYHARPNFRQMKLENVSVALEFLEREHIKLVSIDSKAIVDGNLKLILGLIWTLILHYSISMPMWEDEDDEDARKLTPKQRLLGWIQNKVPQLPINNFHRDWRDGKALGALVDNCAPGLCPDWETWDPSQPVENAREAMQQADDWLGVPQVIAPEEIVDPNVDEHSVMTYLSQFPKAKLKPGAPLRSKTLHPKRAKAYGPGIEPRGNVVLRPAEFVVETVEAGLGEVLVYVEDPEGHTEEARVIPKNDRNRSYSVVYVPKVEGLHKVKVLFAGQDIERSPFLVNVSKALGDPNKVQARGPGLEPVGNVASKPTYFDIYTAGAGAGDVGVIIVDSQGCRDTVEIILENKGDSVFRCTYGPILEGPHTIYVTFAGQQIPRSPFTVHISEAPPSGRQIGSPVHIIPQSLRTPPSEKAKKMPPPTPPKPRRPTSNPNACRAIGRGLQPKGVRVKEVADFKVYTKGAGSGELRVQVKGPRGGDEPVKVQELGDGVYECDYYPIFTGKYIITITWGGHAIPRSPFEVVISEDAGPQKVRAWGPGLETGMVGKSADFVVEAIGTEVGTLGFSIEGPSQAKIECDDKGDGSCDVLYWPTEPGDYAVHVICDDEDIKDSPFMAHILPAANDVFPEKIKCYGPGLEPTGCIVNKPAEFTIDARGAGRGHLQIYAQDSEGFPINIQITDNGDSRYFCIYIPTKPIKHTIVITWGEVNVPNSPFRVAIGEGSHPENVKVHGPGVEKTGLKASEPTYFTVDCSEAGQGDVSIGIKCAPGVVGPAEADIDFDIIKNDNDTFTVKYTPPGAGRYTIMVLFADQEIPISPFRIKVDPSHDANKVKAEGPGLNKTGVEVGKPTHFTIYTKGAGKATPEVHFTTAGKGEAVSDFEIIDNHDYSFTVRYTALQQGNMSISVCHGGDPIPKSPFTITVAPPLDLNKVKVQGLNNKVDVGKDEEFTINTRGAGGQGKVDVKITSPSRRPIPCKVESGTSNEVYTVKYIPPEEGPYKVDINYDGNPVPGSPFTVEGEMPPDPSKVRAYGPGLKGGIVGKPAPFAIDTKGAGTGGLGLTVEGPCEAKIECQDNGDGSCSVSYLPTEPGEYSINILFADAHIPGSPFKAMVQSVFDPSKVTASGPGLERGKVNEAASFTVDCSKAGEAELTIEIISDSGAQAEVHVQNNSDGTYSITYIPPFHGMYTITIKYGGHAVPKFPARVQVDPALDTSGIKVYGPGVEPRGVLREVTTHFVIDTRVHSKMGGNHVKVRIVNPSGAKTDSYITDKGDGTYRVEYTAFEDGVHLIEVLYDDVPVPKSPFRVAVTEGCDPSRVRAYGPGLEEGLVNKPNRFTVETRGAGTGGLGLAIEGPSEAKMSCKDNKDGSCSVEYIPFTPGEYDVNITFGGLPIPGSPFRVPVRELVDPSKVKCSGPGLGSGVRAHVPQTFTMDCSKAGLALLEVLLYGPTGMTEPVNITDNGDGTHTVTYTPAKDGPYTVCVKYADQEVPRSPFKIKVLPAHDASKVRASGPGLNASGVPASLPVEFTIDARDAGEGLLTVQILDPEGKPKKANIRDNRDGTYTVSYVPDTTGRYTITIKYGGDEIPYSPYRIHALPSGDASKCLVTVSIGGHGLGSGLGPTIQIGEETVITVDAKAAGKGKVTCKVSTPDGAELDVDVVENADGTFDIYYTAPEPGKYVITIRFGGEHIPNSPFHVVATEEPVTAVDAMEPMLRPFNLVIPFTVQKGEITGEVRMPSGKTARPHITDNKDGTVTVKYAPTEKGLHEMDIKYDGNHIPGSPLQFYVDTINSGHVNAYGPGLSHGMVNKPATFTIVTKDAGEGGLSLAVEGPSKAEISCKDNKDGTCTVSYLPTAPGDYNIIVKFDDKHIAGSPFTAKITGDDSMRTSELNVGTSTDVSLKITETDLSSLTASIRAPSGNEEPCLLKRLPNRHIGISFTPKEVGEHVVSVKKNGKHVTNSPFKIMVGQSEIGDASKVKVFGKGLIEGHTFEVAEFIVDTRTAGYGGLGLSIEGPSKVDINCSDVEDGTCKVTYCPTEPGTYIINIKFADQHVPGSPFTVKVLGEGRMKESITRKRQAPSIASVGSTCDLNLKIPGESGTQEMTAQVTSPSGNTEDAEIIEGEDSTYSVRFVPQEMGPHTVNVKYRGQHVPGSPFQFTVGPLGEGGAHKVRAGGTGLDRGVAGVPAEFSIWTREAGAGGLSIAVEGPSKAEISFEDRKDGSCGVAYVVQEPGDYEVSIKFNDEHIPDSPFIVPIASVSDDGRLLTVTSLQEMGLKVNQEASFAVQLNGARGAIDAKVHTPSGAVEECYITELDNDKHAIRFIPRENGVHSIDVRFNGSHIPGSPFKIRVGEPGQAGDPGMVTAFGAGLEGGTTGVPSDFIVNTCNAGSGALSVTIDGPSKVKMDCQECPEGYKVTYTPMAPGSYLISIKYGGPQHIVGSPFKAKVSGTRLSGGHSLHETSSVLVETVMKSSSVAGSFSTLPKFSSDASKVISRGAGLSKAFIGQKNTFTVDCSKAGTNMLMVGVHGPKTPCEEVYVKHMGNRMYNVTYTVKEKGDYILIVKWGEEMVPGSPFHVTVP; this is encoded by the exons ACGACTGGCTCGGTGTGCCTCAG GTGATTGCACCTGAGGAGATCGTGGATCCTAATGTGGACGAGCACTCAGTGATGACCTACCTGTCTCAGTTCCCCAAAGCCAAACTCAAGCCTGGTGCCCCACTGCGATCTAAAACCCTGCACCCCAAGAGAGCCAAGGCCTATGGTCCAG GGATTGAGCCCAGAGGTAATGTTGTGTTGAGGCCAGCTGAGTTTGTGGTGGAGACCGTGGAGGCCGGGCTTGGAGAGGTGTTGGTGTACGTCGAGGATCCAGAAGGCCACACAGAAGAG GCCAGGGTAATTCCCAAGAATGACAGGAACAGGAGTTACTCTGTGGTCTATGTCCCGAAAGTGGAGGGCCTGCATAAG GTGAAGGTGTTGTTTGCTGGACAGGACATTGAAAGAAGCCCTTTCCTAGTAAATGTGTCTAAAGCACTGGGTGATCCAAACAAGGTCCAGGCCCGTGGGCCAGGTTTGGAACCGGTGGGCAATGTGGCCAGTAAACCCACATATTTTGACATCTACACAGCAG GTGCAGGAGCAGGCGATGTCGGTGTGATCATTGTAGACTCTCAGGGCTGCAGAGACACAGTGGAGATCATTCTGGAAAACAAGGGGGACAGTGTTTTCCGCTGCACATACGGCCCCATTTTGGAGGGCCCTCacactatatatgtgacattcgcTGGCCAGCAGATACCCAGAAGCCCTTTCACTGTCCACATCTCAGAGG CTCCTCCGAGTGGCCGGCAGATCGGCTCCCCGGTTCACATAATCCCTCAGTCTTTACGCACGCCGCCCTCAGAAAAGGCCAAGAAAATGCCTCCCCCAACACCACCCAAACCCAGGCGACCAA CAAGCAACCCCAATGCCTGTCGGGCCATCGGGCGCGGCCTGCAGCCCAAGGGTGTGCGTGTGAAGGAGGTGGCCGACTTTAAGGTGTACACGAAGGGAGCAGGCAGTGGAGAACTGCGTGTTCAAGTCAAAGGGCCAA GAGGTGGCGATGAGCCTGTGAAGGTGCAAGAGCTGGGTGACGGTGTGTATGAATGTGATTACTACCCCATTTTCACTGGAAAATACATTATCACCATTACTTGGGGTGGCCACGCCATTCCCCGCAG cCCATTTGAGGTGGTCATAAGTGAAGATGCAGGCCCTCAGAAGGTGAGGGCTTGGGGTCCAGGCTTGGAGACAGGCATGGTTGGCAAATCAGCTGACTTTGTGGTCGAGGCCATTGGCACTGAGGTTGGAACTCTGG GTTTCTCCATTGAAGGCCCCTCACAGGCTAAGATAGAGTGTGATGATAAGGGAGATGGATCTTGTGATGTTTTGTACTGGCCCACTGAGCCTGGTGACTATGCGGTCCATGTCATCTGTGATGATGAAGATATCAAAGACAGCCCATTCATGGCCCACATCCTCCCTGCAGCCAATGACGTCTTTCCTGAAAAG ATTAAGTGCTACGGCCCTGGGCTAGAACCAACCGGGTGCATTGTAAACAAACCTGCTGAATTTACAATTGACGCCCGTGGAGCTGGAAGAGGACATCTACAGATTTACGCTCAG GACTCAGAAGGCTTCCCAATCAACATCCAGATCACAGATAATGGTGACAGCAGATATTTCTGCATCTACATACCCACCAAGCCCATCAAACACACTATCGTCATCACCTGGGGAGAGGTCAACGTTCCCAACAGTCCATTCAGG GTGGCCATTGGAGAAGGCAGTCATCCAGAGAACGTGAAGGTTCATGGACCTGGAGTAGAGAAGACTGGCTTGAAGGCCAGTGAACCCACATACTTTACTGTGGATTGCAGTGAGGCCGGACAAG GAGATGTCAGCATTGGGATTAAATGTGCTCCTGGCGTGGTGGGACCTGCCGAAGCAGATATTGATTTTGATATCATTAAAAATGACAATGACACATTCACAGTGAAGTATACGCCCCCTGGAGCAGGACGGTACACCATCATGGTGCTATTTGCTGATCAA GAAATTCCAATCAGCCCCTTCCGTATCAAAGTTGATCCATCCCATGATGCCAATAAAGTGAAAGCAGAGGGTCCCGGACTCAACAAGACAG GTGTGGAAGTGGGCAAGCCGACCCACTTCACGATCTACACTAAAGGAGCAGGCAAGGCAACACCTGAGGTTCACTTTACCACAGCTGGGAAAGGAGAAGCCGTCAGTGACTTTGAGATCATCGATAACCATGACTATTCTTTCACTGTGCGTTACACTGCGTTACAGCAG GGTAACATGAGCATATCTGTGTGCCATGGTGGTGACCCCATCCCCAAAAGCCCTTTTACCATCACTGTTGCTCCTCCTTTGGATCTCAACAAGGTCAAAGTTCAAGGACTCAACAACA AAGTCGATGTAGGGAAAGATGAGGAGTTTACCATTAACACACGTGGTGCGGGAGGTCAAGGAAAGGTGGACGTCAAGATTACATCACCTTCTCGCCGGCCAATCCCGTGCAAGGTTGAATCTGGAACATCCAATGAGGTGTACACTGTTAAATACATTCCCCCGGAAGAGGGGCCCTACAAAGTGGACATCAACTATGATGGAAACCCTGTGCCTGGAAGTCCTTTCACGGTAGAGGGAGAGATGCCTCCAGATCCCTCAAAG GTACGAGCCTATGGCCCTGGCCTAAAGGGAGGTATTGTGGGTAAACCCGCTCCATTTGCCATCGACACCAAAGGTGCAGGTACAGGGGGTCTCGGGCTGACTGTGGAGGGTCCATGTGAAGCCAAGATTGAGTGCCAGGACAATGGAGATGGATCTTGCTCGGTATCCTATCTGCCCACTGAGCCTGGAGAGTATTCCATCAACATCCTTTTTGCTGATGCTCACATCCCTGGTTCTCCCTTCAAAGCCATGGTGCAGTCTGTCTTTGACCCCAGCAAGGTCACAGCTAGCGGACCAGGGCTGGAGAGAGGAAAGGTCAATGAAGCGGCTTCGTTCACAGTGGACTGCTCTAAAGCAGGCGAGGCGGAGTTGACCATTGAGATTATTTCAGATTCAGGAGCGCAGGCTGAGGTTCATGTCCAGAATAACAGTGATGGAACATATTCTATCACCTACATCCCTCCTTTCCATGGAATGTACACCATCACGATTAAATATGGAGGACATGCAGTGCCGAAGTTCCCTGCGAGGGTTCAGGTGGATCCTGCTCTCGATACAAGTGGAATCAAGGTCTACGGTCCAGGAGTGGAACCCAGAG GGGTGCTTCGAGAGGTCACTACACATTTTGTCATTGACACTCGGGTTCACAGCAAGATGGGTGGAAACCACGTCAAAGTTCGTATTGTTAACCCATCAGGTGCCAAAACTGATTCGTACATCACTGACAAAGGAGATGGCACTTATAGAGTGGAGTATACAGCATTTGAGGATG GTGTGCATCTGATAGAGGTGCTGTATGATGATGTACCTGTGCCTAAGAGCCCGTTTAGGGTGGCGGTAACCGAAGGTTGTGATCCCAGCCGTGTACGTGCCTATGGTCCTGGTCTGGAAGAGGGTCTGGTCAACAAACCCAACCGCTTCACTGTGGAGACCAG GGGTGCTGGCACAGGTGGTCTTGGATTGGCCATCGAGGGTCCATCAGAAGCTAAGATGTCTTGTAAAGATAACAAAGATGGCAGCTGTAGCGTGGAGTATATTCCTTTCACTCCTGGAGAATATGACGTCAACATTACTTTCGGAGGTCTGCCTATCCCAG GTAGCCCATTCAGGGTGCCTGTGAGGGAGCTAGTGGATCCAAGTAAGGTGAAGTGTTCTGGTCCTGGTTTGGGAAGCGGAGTAAGAGCCCACGTTCCTCAAACCTTCACCATGGACTGCAGCAAAGCTGGACTCGCCCTGCTAGAGGTGCTTCTGTATGGACCCACAG GGATGACAGAGCCAGTGAATATCACAGACAACGGTGATGGCACACACACGGTGACCTACACTCCTGCTAAAGATGGACCTTACACTGTGTGTGTCAAATATGCAGACCAAGAAGTGCCACGCAG TCCGTTTAAGATCAAGGTGTTGCCTGCTCATGATGCCAGTAAAGTTCGTGCCAGCGGTCCGGGACTGAACGCTTCCGGTGTTCCCGCCAGCCTGCCGGTGGAGTTCACCATCGATGCCCGTGATGCAGGCGAGGGGCTTCTCACCGTACAGATACTG GACCCAGAAGGAAAACCAAAGAAAGCCAACATTCGAGATAACAGAGATGGAACATACACCGTGTCCTACGTCCCAGATACGACAGGACGCTACACTATTACAATCAAATATGGTGGAGATGAGATCCCATACTCACCCTATCGCATACATGCGCTGCCCAGTGGAGATGCCAGCAAATGCCTTGTAACAG TGTCAATTGGGGGACATGGAttgg GCTCTGGGCTCGGACCCACTATTCAAATTGGCGAGGAGACCGTTATCACTGTGGATGCAAAGGCTGCTGGGAAGGGTAAAGTCACCTGCAAAGTGTCAACTCCAGACGGGGCAGAGCTAGACGTGGATGTGGTGGAGAACGCAGACGGGACATTTGATATCTATTATACTGCTCCAGAGCCTGGGAAATATGTCATAACCATTCGCTTTGGAGGAGAGCACATTCCCAACAGCCCCTTCCATGTGGTG GCCACAGAGGAACCAGTCACTGCAGTGGATGCCATGGAGCCAATGCTCCGCCCATTCAATCTGGTCATTCCATTTACTGTGCAAAAGGGGGAGATTACAG gtgaggTACGCATGCCCTCTGGTAAAACTGCCCGTCCACACATCACTGATAACAAGGACGGGACTGTGACGGTCAAATATGCCCCCACTGAGAAGGGCCTACATGAGATGGACATCAAATATGATGGCAACCACATACCAG GAAGTCCGCTGCAGTTCTATGTGGATACTATTAACAGCGGGCATGTGAATGCATACGGTCCTGGTCTGAGTCATGGCATGGTCAACAAACCCGCCACCTTCACTATCGTCACAAAGGATGCTGGAGAAG GTGGTCTGTCTTTGGCAGTGGAAGGCCCTTCTAAAGCAGAGATCAGCTGTAAAGATAATAAAGATGGCACTTGCACTGTGTCCTACCTGCCAACGGCCCCAGGAGACTATAATATAATCGTCAAGTTTGATGACAAGCACATCGCTGGAAGCCCCTTTACAGCCAAGATCACAG GCGATGATTCCATGAGGACGTCTGAGCTGAACGTTGGCACATCCACAGACGTGTCACtgaagatcacagagacagacCTTAGCTCCCTGACCGCAAGCATCAGAGCCCCATCTGGCAACGAGGAGCCCTGCCTGCTGAAGAGACTGCCAAACCGACACATCG GAATATCCTTCACTCCTAAAGAGGTGGGTGAGCATGTGGTCAGCGTGAAGAAGAATGGAAAACACGTGACCAACAGCCCATTCAAGATCATGGTGGGCCAGTCTGAGATAGGAGACGCCAGTAAGGTGAAGGTGTTTGGGAAAGGACTGATTGAAGGACACACCTTTGAAGTGGCTGAGTTCATTGTGGACACCAGAACTGCAG GTTATGGAGGTCTCGGTCTGTCCATTGAGGGGCCCAGCAAAGTTGACATTAATTGTTCGGATGTGGAAGATGGAACCTGCAAAGTGACCTACTGCCCAACCGAACCCGGAACTTACATCATCAATATCAAATTTGCAGACCAACATGTGCCAG GAAGTCCATTTACAGTGAAGGTTCTGGGCGAAGGAAGAATGAAGGAGAGCATCACCAGAAAGAGGCAGGCACCCTCTATTGCCTCGGTGGGCAGCACTTGCGACCTCAACCTCAAGATTCCAG GTGAATCAGGTACACAGGAAATGACTGCACAGGTGACGAGTCCCAGCGGCAACACAGAGGACGCTGAGATCATAGAGGGAGAGGACAGCACCTATAGTGTGCGTTTTGTGCCTCAGGAGATGGGCCCCCACACTGTCAATGTCAAATACAGGGGACAGCATGTCCCCGGAAGCCCCTTCCAGTTCACTGTGGGGCCCTTGGGAGAGGGAGGGGCCCATAAGGTTCGGGCTGGTGGCACTGGTTTGGACAGAGGCGTGGCTGGAGTTCCAG cTGAGTTCAGTATCTGGACCCGTGAGGCCGGCGCTGGCGGTTTGTCCATAGCTGTTGAGGGGCCCAGCAAAGCCGAAATTTCTTTTGAGGACAGGAAGGATGGTTCCTGTGGGGTGGCCTATGTAGTGCAGGAACCTG ggGACTATGAAGTTTCAATCAAATTTAACGACGAGCATATCCCAGACAGCCCTTTTATCGTTCCTATTGCATCAGTGTCAGATGACGGCCGCCTGCTTACCGTCACCAGTCTGCAG gaGATGGGTCTGAAGGTGAATCAAGAAGCCTCGTTTGCCGTGCAGCTGAACGGAGCACGAGGGGCGATTGATGCTAAGGTTCACACACCATCTGGAGCAGTGGAGGAGTGTTACATCACCGAGCTAGACAATG ATAAACACGCCATACGGTTTATTCCACGGGAGAACGGCGTCCACTCCATCGATGTCCGTTTTAACGGGAGTCACATCCCTGGCAGTCCCTTCAAGATCCGTGTAGGGGAACCCGGCCAGGCAGGAGATCCAGGAATGGTGACGGCTTTTGGGGCCGGACTGGAGGGAGGAACTACAG GTGTACCTTCAGATTTCATTGTAAACACGTGTAACGCTGGCTCAGGAGCTCTGTCGGTCACCATCGACGGCCCATCGAAGGTGAAGATGGATTGTCAGGAGTGTCCAGAAGGATACAAGGTCACCTACACACCCATGGCTCCCGGTAGCTACCTCATCTCCATTAAATACGGAGGGCCGCAGCATATCGTGGGCAGCCCCTTCAAAGCCAAAGTCTCTG GTACACGTCTGTCTGGAGGACACTCTCTACACGAAACGTCATCGGTTCTGGTGGAAACGGTCATGAAATCGTCCTCAGTGGCCGGATCTTTCTCTACTCTGCCAAAGTTCTCGTCCGACGCCAGTAAGGTGATCTCCAGGGGGGCCGGACTCTCCAAAGCCTTCATTGGCCAGAAGAACACCTTCACAGTGGACTGCAGTAAAGCAG GGACAAATATGTTGATGGTAGGAGTGCACGGGCCAAAGACTCCCTGTGAGGAAGTGTACGTCAAACACATGGGCAACAGAATGTACAATGTCACATACACAGTGAAGGAGAAAGGCGACTACATCCTGATAGTCAAATGGGGTGAAGAAATGGTGCCCGGAAGCCCTTTCCACGTCACCGTGCCTTAA